In the Salvia splendens isolate huo1 chromosome 16, SspV2, whole genome shotgun sequence genome, taaaaatgaaaaatattaaatgtagtgtaaatattttttatttaatgaaaagacAAGTAGAAtaaatcataaaacaaatactactagtatgtGTGTGTATCTTATAGAGAAGATAAGCGGTGTAGAATAAATATTATCGAATGTATATATAAAGAAGCAATTCcataaaacaaacattttatatgagtatatatatatataagataaaataattaaaaaaatatttatatgtaaatatatactcctacaagttaattaatgaaaattagtTTTTGTGTCAAGCATATGAtatcacaattaaaaaaaaggctATGTACGATTTCAATTCTTAAacaatgaaaatttgaagtgaatTTAGGATTTTTGATTCGAATGATACTGGAGACATAAATTCCAATTTTTTAATCATACATTTTCACATTAGATTCACATATTCTTTACAGAAAATTCATGATtcatagtaatttttattttaaagtagGTTCTTAGCCTAATCATTCtctacatttatatatttattcccTAAAAAGTAAATGCAGCCCCTTATACAGAGGTATTCTTATTTCTTCAGCAAATTGGAGTGCTTGAATCGGATTTCCTAACTCATGAAAATGATAGTGCAAAATCCCTATCGACACGCATTGTTTTTCTAGGCActtcattttcttaattaatttataaattaattgtaTCTCAAGTGTCAAATCTCATCGCAgctaaactaaattaaatttttcTGGTTAATATTTAATGTGATATATCAGGAGAAAAGACAAGCCCCGAAAGCAACAAAGTGGATAAGTGTTGCAACAATATTAATTAATCCATAGTTTAATTGATAGTATTAATTATAGTTACCAAACTCTAATTAGTATAGTATACTAATAGTAAATATTTAGATCATAACAACAGTATATTCTGATGGTGTAGCCCCTTGCTCGTTGGTTGGTTTCATTAGctcataaattaataaattgataATAATCATTTAAATTGTGAAATCTATGTAGTAGTGTTGGTGTATGAGATGCTATTTTAGGGTGTCTAATCTATAGTATTTTCTTGTCTTTGAGCAGGAATTGTGTTGTTTCTGATTTTACATTTTTTCTTCACAACTAATATTCCAACTTACTAATATTTATTCGTCATTATCAGGTATAGTTCCAATATGTCAATCAGGTTGGTGTTTATACCATAAAATATTAGTTAGTTGGAAACAAGAATTCAGAAAGCTAAGAACTATATCAAAATCAACATGTAATTTATCGAGGTGAATTAGTAATTTAGTCGAAAAATATTAGGTCCTGATTAGTTGCAACCAttgttttataaatttatggGACTTTTTGGTGTCTAATTAACTGAAATTGATTAATACGTCTCGTTTTCACAAGAGCATCTTCTCCATTTACAAAAGTGGTAACTTTTAAATTATATCAGTTTGACTGTATTCGTGACGGATGCATATAAATACAAGTAGATATTATATGTAGTATATACTAGACCGTAAAAGACaaagtaaagaaaaaagaagagtgGTCAAACTTTGACCATAATAATCTATGTCACAATCCATGACCAAATAATTAAGTCATTGTTGAGTTACTTCTCTTGGGATGTAAAGGAATTGAACGAAAGGAAAATTTCTTTGCGATCCATATCACAATTTCTTTAAACCTATTTCCAAGTATAGAAACCACTTCGTAAATAAGGGTAAATAATATCGAGTGTTAATGAAATCTATTAAGATATTTATATGTGAGTTATCTAACATAAAAAAGTTACCAACTGGAATATCTAATGAGTCTTTTTGTCAATTGGTTTGGTGTAATAGCACGGATGATTATGTTCCAATACTGACATATACGAAGGAGTTTGATATAAATTGTCTGAAATCGAAAATACTCTCAACCTCTACATTAGGTATAAGTTGCCCGAAATCGAAAATACCCTATACCCTATCCAACCCCATTTAGGGAAGAGGAAGTTTCAAGccctaagagcatctgcaatggcGGACTTTCGCACGGAATtcccacggacgtcccggaATTCCGTCGCGGACTTCCGCCATTAGGCGTACCGGGCGCGGATATGGAATTGGGTTGAGGACGTCTCAGGTCTGCGGAATTTAGCGGAATTCCACGCGGAATTATGtcctgacgtccgccattgcgtggaCTGTCACGGAATTCCGCACGGACGTCCTGTATTGtgaattaaatgttttttttgactcatcaatggagcaccacgatagcgattcTTCTCCCGCCTCGAGCGATTCACCGGCGCcgcattttttttaatgaagtatgttttttttaaataaagtggttgcattttctccgtattcgccTCGAAATTTTAATCCCGTAAATTGTTTTCTTctggaaattgtttaatttgtgaatttgtgattttttttaatgtgggaattccgtatgacgtgacagagcagtggaaagtccttatgacgtgacagaaTATGTTTTTGAGAAGTACGCGGagaattccgccgggacatccgcagcactgcggatgccctaattAGCATATACTGAACATCCAGACACATGAtggcaaataaaataaatagaaatcaAATTCCATGTCCCTAGAATTTATGACCCACTCGTGTGCATGCAATGCTTTTGACCGCGTAAGAATCTTATgcccttttctttcttttcaaaAGGGAGAGTAAAATAGATTCGAAATGGAATGTTCACACCAAAAATTAACCATTCATTGGTTGTTGCTTTGTCGGCATATTATTAACAGCGATTTTCCTAACCTCGGTTTTCTGAAGCAAGACTAGGTTTCCTTGTGCCTACACGTGTTCACATACACACCCACTAATTCATTATAATTAtaaacacacacatacatatatatgcGTATAATGTTTGAATTAATCGTAGCCTAATGTATGAGGCTATGAGTTGGGTCGATATTGAGTTATGCTCAAAATACACTCTAAGACTCATGAATCacatcattaaaaaaattgttgttGTGGGATTTAATACTAATTTGCTAATACTAGTAAGTTAGgcactatttaattaaatctatataGTATTAagtttaaattaataatatgtaCTTTCCAAATGGCATCTTAATTAATTTGGCCCTACTCCAGTCAAAAGAAAGATCCCGCGGTCAAACTCCTTATTCCGAATATTTCCTCCCTTTGCCAAATTAAAGAACTCCCATAAAAAAAACTGCAAAATCTGAAGATTAATTATACCTTTGTATGAGGTGGGTTGAGTACCTTATCTTCTGAGTTGTATTGCTTTTGCCGAAAGAAAAATAGATGGGGTAAAAATCCTCATCCAATCGAAGATATTGCTTTGAATTATCCTCTAAAATCTTCATTTCAACACATGATAGTCCATATATAACTCCATGCAATACGTAAATGGAAAAGCATATATGCCTTTAAAATATTATCATAAGCATATATGCCTTTAAAATATTATCATAAGATTTGACAGCATGTAACCGCCTTCTGCAACTTCCATTCTCACACAGAGAGATGCTTTCCGATATGGTAACTGCAGTAAATATTCTAGCAGCTAAAAAATGTGGGCCACAAAGAATTTGGATTGCCACGAATGTTTATTGCTAGCTGAAATGGCCTGTGAATTCTAGAGAAAATGACACTACTTCACTTGACCACCAAATAAGGTGAGGAATCTCTCTcactcaaaaaaaaaagaaaaaagaaaaaagggcaTCAAATATAAATAGGTCTTCAAGAATTGCATTTGTTCATAAGTGAAAACCACAGTAGAGTTCATCCATGGACAACAGGAACAAATGTGCAGGCTGCTACAGACAGTTCAACAAGATGGAGCATCTTGTCGAACACATGAGGATTTCATATCACTCGAATCACGAACCCCTCTGCGGAATCTGCCACAAGCATTGCCGCTCCTTTGAGTCTCTCAGAGAGCATCTCATAGGTATAATAAACACATTGTGTTTTCTTCAAATAAATAGAgatttatattatatagtatatttgATGGTTTTTGCGAAGCAGGACCTCTTCCTAAAGCCGAATGCGAGAGGATATTCAAGGATCGAGGATGCGACATCTGCTTAAACATCTTCAGCAGCCGGCACGCTCTTCTTCATCACAGAGACAAATGCCACTTCTCCCGTCGAAACAATGTAATAATTTTACTCATTCAAATATGAAAATATCCCCTTTtagtttcaaatttaatttatgttaactttttttttcttgctaTTGGAAAATTAGGGTTATAGAATGGGGATTCAAGATGAGTTGAGGATGGATAACACACGGGGGAAAGTGGTGTCTTTGGCTTGCAAAATGGTGGGAGGAGGCAGTGATGGCTCACTAGACCTCTGTGCAAGAGTCTGCCTCATTGATGAGAATGAAAACATCCTTTTCCACACCTATGTCAAGCCAAACCTTCCTGTCACCAACTACAGGTACGACACGACCGGCATAAGGCCGGAGTATTTGAGGGACGCGACGCCAGTTAGACAAGTTGGGAGGAAGATTCAAGACTACCTATGCAATGGGGAGCCGATATGGCAGATCCGGTCTAGAACTGGAAAGGCTCGAATCCTCGTTGGCCATGGCCTTGATCATGATTTAAGATGCTTGGAGTTTGAATATCCCGAGTTTCTCATTAGGGATACTGCTAAATATCCGCCATTGATGAAGACGAGCAAGCTGAGCAACTCGTTGAAGTATCTGACAAAGGCATATCTCGGGTTGGTGGATctgaattttattaattttttatcatgTTATATGTGTTTTGGTTGCTATATAGTAGTGGTTATGTGCAGATACGATATTCAGAATGGGGTGCAGGATCCGTACGAGGACTGTGTTGCAGCGATGAGGCTTTACAAGAGAATGAGAGCACAAGATCATAGGGTGGAGAGCTATCCATTGGCTTCTGATCAGCAGAACCGGAATAACTTTGCATCGTGGAGGCAAGCCGAGCTGGAGAGGATGAGCCCGGAGAGAATGTTGGACATGTCTAGATCTGATTACTATTGTTGGTGCTTGGACTCCAAATGAGGTGGAGATGATGAATTAAACAAGAAGTTTCTGTTGGAAGGAACAGATCACGAAGAATCAATGGGCTGATTTTCCTACAATCACAATTAATAGAAAGATTAGCATTTGATATTTACCATGTATATGGAATTAGGTTTAGGGTAATGAAACTTACCTTAATTGTATTATGCTTGTAAAGCCTATAAAAGGGCGTGTATAGCTGCTCCTTATTAAAATAAGATCGAATGAAATTCTTCCCCAAAACCTTGTCTTAAACCTATTTTATCATGGCTTCAGAGCAGTGTTAGAACTAGGGCTCAGATTGTTACTTCATCATTGCCCATACCAATCCTGGCCAAATCAACAAAATCAGTGAGCAACCAATTCAAATCATACCAAAAACATGTCAGACGACAACACAAAACCAGCAACAGAGACAGAGTCATCAAGCAACAAGATACGAACGAGTAAGAACGTGACAGTAGCGTTCAAACTCAATGGGGGAAATTACCCTTTATGGTCGCGGCTGATGAAAGTCGCGATTGGGAGCAGGGGAGGCTACTCCCATATAACCGGAAAGCCAACTCCACCATTGCCAGGGAGCAATGAGTACGACGATTGGGAGGAGACGAACTTGATCGTTTTCTCCTGGATTGTGGATGACATCGAGAACGATATTATTGGTGACTTCGCTCATCACCAATCGGCCAAGGCGATTTGGGACAGCCTAGCCACCACTTACGAGAGTGAGGCCGACCTCTACCTTGTTTACGACCTGGAAGATAAGGCAAATACAATCAAACAGGGGAATATGGATTTAGAGACATATTACCGCAAAATCCACGGAATGTGGATCAATATTGATCGGTGCCAAAAGCAACCGGTCGATTGCTGTGAGAAAGGCGTGAACCAGTTTAGAGTCTACACCAACACCAAGAGGTTACTCAGATTTCTCGCGGGACTAAACGATGAACACGAGGGAGTCCGGCGAGACATCCTCAAAGAAGTATCGCCCCCTCCTCTAGAAACTGCCTATGGGTGGGTTAAAAAGGAGGCGGCCCGACGACGGCTAGGGCCACCGGAATCCCCAAACCAGGTCACCCACGGTCACGGAGGAGGAGATGCGCAGGGGATCGGACATGGACTGGCGACTCAAGGACATCGACCAGGTGGTCACCGAAATGGACCCCCGAGGCAAACCACCACCGCTCACCGCCCGGGGAACAAACCGGTGGACAAATCAAGAT is a window encoding:
- the LOC121771098 gene encoding RNA exonuclease 4-like, which translates into the protein MDNRNKCAGCYRQFNKMEHLVEHMRISYHSNHEPLCGICHKHCRSFESLREHLIGPLPKAECERIFKDRGCDICLNIFSSRHALLHHRDKCHFSRRNNGYRMGIQDELRMDNTRGKVVSLACKMVGGGSDGSLDLCARVCLIDENENILFHTYVKPNLPVTNYRYDTTGIRPEYLRDATPVRQVGRKIQDYLCNGEPIWQIRSRTGKARILVGHGLDHDLRCLEFEYPEFLIRDTAKYPPLMKTSKLSNSLKYLTKAYLGYDIQNGVQDPYEDCVAAMRLYKRMRAQDHRVESYPLASDQQNRNNFASWRQAELERMSPERMLDMSRSDYYCWCLDSK